One Dysidea avara chromosome 7, odDysAvar1.4, whole genome shotgun sequence genomic region harbors:
- the LOC136260572 gene encoding uncharacterized protein isoform X1 codes for MSKRIYPDVPWQGLLTDERQHDDSVLSQKHLDEAALVCSRISKHSGYARLAKYYNIFYQSFMPNCKLSVEVLRRHYHISSEVISFICSGRTIRICNQRVLTFLLTEFEKDYNISKFLSIVEQLIQLPDLRRMIDRLRDEFLPEDIQATVAVDEDNEEEFQDEKIQFEGSDLPSYSAVDEDATVMEVTEVQAELVKVTIRRIRIPIISDVFTLSDSDTAPQLHRCNAQLPYYAVNTSLNPAEDLYTPPMTSSSVALNAATCDTVPNLKDDTNHTVNTPSYQSVLLSPQLSGAEEADVFSEEVKSKPHTLSHDHNTSFERSFSSEASTPAKSPPQFSSSPFSPSRDHSSLTSYGESLYPASPLSDKPLLQATTTTAAASVGSKVSAKPSASAASVVGSAVDPVTLLEEKGFEPLKSRYSLLYQSFPENYMHTVSKLEQHLTDTDITSILGCTNTILANKKILDSLIVHMKCREDLLDLCDHLEKISESPNMTNVVNELRNDVINNIQKEPQPKSHSKADDEPDPIVFSKLSAVDPNSKVMQIMKKYYNTLCHSLSPDRFKNFSILCGPQSPGNSIIRSQLEQCQSALEANQILMDVLIMSLDCEERLLDVCDVLDRMIEDGELKHNLEMFRNEILAVLSNKPEGSTDWRIKTTTAVTYLKVLSPGGVQHFVVPGSVIPDSSQQYTTAGSGNTAKTIMSASHSPFHQYGYNVTDTESGQNILHPPPIPQHYVSRLILEKELSDAVLDSGQAESAVAVAIVGDGGFGKSTLAKAFCHNTTTKQYFPDGFLVIELGPNVPDPRSNLKRLYRHLSCGARIDGDVNSIAQYIHTLIIENYPNILVIIDDVCNVHDVQPYIMAFRNCKIIVTTKLGDVCQQLSSSKVVKVGQMGTLEATKMLLTATEGQLSEDDQMIIRELAGDLHFWPLLLYITRGQLQMNFKKVSNQAVGNLQNDLYGKGLEHISHALDENDSHSRKTALTACVEASLDLLTPEENDSLLSLVHHVGGGGIIPTHHVPTICNIDEVNCIQLLDKLTSMGLITLTHTRGSVKDAIKIHNIIAQYLLDSQVYNPPEHLSNSQEAEAFMNPAEEGQTFGILFLSRGSAHNMADKIASTPEWCLKSTLQSCKRQLDSYMRNNEEHMAAWSSQIVTLLQCVCSLVYSFPAKFPDFKSFESEVDKLLAECQGVMMECSQDLIQLNQQVDALVKQGDHNTAGKVLDEYFTNFSLRRVALSTKKLIERVASRCDQEPKHTLTESSDFLYCFMPEYDFFLKLQVPSIKLILDLHRRIVAALAAGPPAIDEVADEIWTSNLRDQSSLLNANYMIKLQEVAPYQVSKWQSK; via the exons ATGTCCAAAAGGATTTACCCTGATGTACCATGGCAAGGATTACTGACTGATGAAAGACAACATG ATGACTCAGTGTTGTCTCAGAAACATCTTGATGAAGCTGCACTGGTCTGTAGTAGAATTAGCAAACATTCTG GTTATGCCAGGCTTGCAAAATACTATAATATTTTCTATCAAAGCTTCATGCCAAATTGTAAACTGAGTGTTGAAGTACTGAGAAGACACTACCATATCTCCAGTGAAGTGATTTCATTCATTTGTAGTGGCAGAACTATACGGATTTGTAATCAAAGAGTTTTGACATTTTTATTAACTGAATTTGAGAAAGACTACAACATTTCAAAGTTTTTATCCATTGTGGAACAGTTAATACAGTTACCTGACCTTCGTAGGATGATTGATCGACTGAGAGATG AATTTCTACCTGAAGATATTCAGGCTACAGTTGCTGTTGATGAAGATAATGAAG AAGAGTTTCAAGATGAGAAGATACAGTTTGAGGGCAGTGATCTTCCTTCATATTCTGCTGTTG atgaAGATGCTACAGTGATGGAGGTAACAGAAGTTCAGGCTGAGCTAGTGAAAGTTACAATTAGGAGGATTAGGATTCCAATAATTTCAGACGTTTTCACTTTGTCAGATTCAGACACGGCACCACAGCTACATAGATGTAATGCTCAATTACCTTATTATGCTGTAAATACTTCTCTTAATCCAGCTGAAGACTTGTACACGCCACCTATGACATCTTCATCAGTCGCATTAAATGCTGCAACTTGTGATACAGTGCCAAACTTGAAGGATGACACCAATCACACAGTCAATACTCCCTCTTACCAATCTGTGCTGCTGTCACCTCAGCTCTCTGGAGCAGAAGAAGCTGATGTATTCAGtgaagaagtgaaatctaagcCTCACACACTCTCTCATGATCATAATACCTCTTTTGAGAGATCTTTCTCTTCTGAAGCTTCAACTCCTGCCAAGTCACCACCACAATTTTCATCATCTCCATTTTCACCCAGTAGAGATCACTCATCACTCACATCGTATGGTGAAAGTCTTTATCCTGCCAGTCCACTGAGTGACAAGCCACTATTGCAAGCTACTACTACAACAG CAGCAGCATCAGTTGGTAGCAAAGTGTCAGCCAAACCCAGTGCTTCTGCAGCTTCAGTTGTGGGTTCTGCAGTAGACCCAGTTACATTACTGGAAGAGAAAG GTTTTGAGCCACTCAAATCCAGATATAGTTTGCTCTATCAAAGCTTCCCTGAGAACTACATGCATACAGTTAGCAAGTTGGAGCAGCATTTAACGGACACAGACATCACCAGCATTCTCGGCTGTACAAATACCATACTAGCCAACAAGAAGATATTAGATTCTCTAATTGTACACATGAAGTGCAGGGAGGATCTTCTTGACCTCTGTGATCACTTGGAGAAAATCAGTGAATCACCCAACATGACTAATGTTGTTAATGAATTACgcaatg ATGTTATAAATAATATTCAAAAAGAACCTCAGCCTAAGAGCCACAGTAAGGCGGATGATGAACCTG ATCCTATTGTTTTTTCTAAATTGAGTGCTGTGGATCCTAACTCTAAAG TTATGCAAATCATGAAGAAATACTACAACACACTTTGTCATAGTCTTTCACCTGATCGTTTTAAAAACTTCAGTATACTATGTGGACCACAATCTCCTGGTAATTCTATTATTCGCAGTCAACTGGAACAGTGTCAATCTGCACTTGAAGCAAATCAAATACTGATGGATGTGCTAATAATGAGCCTTGACTGCGAGGAACGTCTACTAGACGTCTGTGATGTGTTAGATCGTATGATTGAAGATGGTGAATTAAAACACAATCTTGAAATGTTCAGGAATG AGATCCTTGCAGTTTTGAGCAACAAACCAGAGGGTTCCACAGACTGGAGGATTAAAACAACAACAGCTGTTACTTACCTAAAAGTGCTTTCACCAGGAGGGGTACAACATTTTGTTGTTCCAGGATCAGTGATTCCAGATTCTAGTCAGCAGTACACTACTGCTGGTAGTGGAAACACTGCTAAGACAATCATGTCTGCTTCTCATTCTCCCTTTCATCAGTATGGCTATAATGTTACTGACACTGAATCAG GTCAGAACATTCTACATCCTCCACCCATCCCTCAACATTATGTCAGTCGTCTAATATTGGAAAAGGAGTTATCTGATGCAGTGCTTGACAGTGGTCAGGCTGAGTCTGCCGTGGCAGTCGCTATTGTTGGTGATGGTGGGTTTGGCAAGTCCACCTTAGCAAAAGCGTTTTGTCATAATACAACCACCAAGCAATATTTCCCAGACGGATTTCTTGTCATCGAGTTGGGTCCAAATGTCCCTGATCCACGTTCAAACTTGAAACGTCTATACCGACATTTATCTTGTGGAGCAAGGATTGATGGTGATGTGAACTCCATTGCTCAATACATTCATACACTGATAATTGAGAATTACCCAAACATCTTGGTGATTATCGATGATGTTTGTAATGTGCATGATGTGCAGCCGTACATTATGGCATTCAGGAATTGCAAGATAATTGTCACTACAAAATTGGGAGATGTCTGCCAACAACTGTCTTCAAGTAAAGTTGTGAAAGTTGGACAAATGGGGACACTAGAAGCAACCAAAATGTTATTAACTGCAACAGAAGGACAGCTTTCTGAAGATGATCAAATGATTATTAGAGAATTAGCAGGTGACCTACATTTCTGGCCATTACTTCTTTACATTACAAGAGGACAATTACAAATGAACTTTAAGAAAGTTAGCAATCAAGCAGTTGGAAATCTGCAAAATGATCTTTATGGTAAAGGTTTAGAACACATCAGTCATGCTCTTGATGAAAACGATTCACACAGCAGAAAAACAGCCTTAACTGCTTGTGTTGAAGCAAGTTTAGACTTACTTACTCCAGAAGAAAATGATTCTTTGCTAAGTTTAGTTCACCATGTTGGCGGAGGTGGCATTATTCCAACACATCATGTCCCTACTATATGCAATATTGATGAGGTCAACTGTATTCAGCTGCTAGATAAACTAACCTCCATGGGTCTTATCACGTTGACTCACACAAGGGGCAGTGTCAAGGATGCCATCAAGATACACAACATTATTGCTCAGTATTTGCTTGACAGTCAGGTTTACAATCCACCAGAGCACTTGAGTAACTCACAAGAAGCAGAAGCATTTATGAATCCAGCCGAGGAGGGTCAAACATTTGGTATTTTGTTCTTATCACGTGGAAGTGCTCACAACATGGCTGATAAAATAGCAAGTACACCAGAGTGGTGTTTAAAAAGTACACTACAAAGCTGCAAACGTCAGCTGGACAGTTATATGAGAAATAACGAGGAACATATGGCTGCATGGTCATCACAGATAGTGACTCTTTTGCAGTGTGTTTGTTCACTTGTTTACAGCTTTCCTGCTAAATTTCCAGATTTTAAAAGCTTTGAGAGTGAAGTTGATAAACTATTAGCAGAATGTCAAGGTGTAATGATGGAGTGTTCACAGGACCTAATTCAGTTAAATCAACAAGTAGATGCTCTAGTAAAACAAGGGGATCACAATACTGCAGGGAAAGTACTTGATGAATATTTTACTAACTTTTCTCTTAGACGAGTTGCTCTGAGTACAAAAAAGTTAATTGAAAGAGTTGCCTCACGGTGTGATCAGGAGCCTAAGCATACTTTAACAGAATCTAGTGATTTTTTGTATTGTTTTATGCCAGAGTATGACTTCTTTCTCAAATTACAAGTGCCATCAATCAAATTGATACTTGACTTACATAGAAGAATTGTTGCTGCCCTTGCAGCAGGCCCACCTGCAATTGATGAGGTCGCTGATGAAATTTGGACATCAAATTTAAGAGATCAGTCTAGTCTCTTGAATGCCAATTACATGATTAAACTCCAAGAGGTTGCTCCATATCAAGTGTCGAAATGGCAGTCAAAATAA
- the LOC136260572 gene encoding uncharacterized protein isoform X2 translates to MSKRIYPDVPWQGLLTDERQHDDSVLSQKHLDEAALVCSRISKHSGYARLAKYYNIFYQSFMPNCKLSVEVLRRHYHISSEVISFICSGRTIRICNQRVLTFLLTEFEKDYNISKFLSIVEQLIQLPDLRRMIDRLRDEFLPEDIQATVAVDEDNEEEFQDEKIQFEGSDLPSYSAVDEDATVMEVTEVQAELVKVTIRRIRIPIISDVFTLSDSDTAPQLHRSEDLYTPPMTSSSVALNAATCDTVPNLKDDTNHTVNTPSYQSVLLSPQLSGAEEADVFSEEVKSKPHTLSHDHNTSFERSFSSEASTPAKSPPQFSSSPFSPSRDHSSLTSYGESLYPASPLSDKPLLQATTTTAAASVGSKVSAKPSASAASVVGSAVDPVTLLEEKGFEPLKSRYSLLYQSFPENYMHTVSKLEQHLTDTDITSILGCTNTILANKKILDSLIVHMKCREDLLDLCDHLEKISESPNMTNVVNELRNDVINNIQKEPQPKSHSKADDEPDPIVFSKLSAVDPNSKVMQIMKKYYNTLCHSLSPDRFKNFSILCGPQSPGNSIIRSQLEQCQSALEANQILMDVLIMSLDCEERLLDVCDVLDRMIEDGELKHNLEMFRNEILAVLSNKPEGSTDWRIKTTTAVTYLKVLSPGGVQHFVVPGSVIPDSSQQYTTAGSGNTAKTIMSASHSPFHQYGYNVTDTESGQNILHPPPIPQHYVSRLILEKELSDAVLDSGQAESAVAVAIVGDGGFGKSTLAKAFCHNTTTKQYFPDGFLVIELGPNVPDPRSNLKRLYRHLSCGARIDGDVNSIAQYIHTLIIENYPNILVIIDDVCNVHDVQPYIMAFRNCKIIVTTKLGDVCQQLSSSKVVKVGQMGTLEATKMLLTATEGQLSEDDQMIIRELAGDLHFWPLLLYITRGQLQMNFKKVSNQAVGNLQNDLYGKGLEHISHALDENDSHSRKTALTACVEASLDLLTPEENDSLLSLVHHVGGGGIIPTHHVPTICNIDEVNCIQLLDKLTSMGLITLTHTRGSVKDAIKIHNIIAQYLLDSQVYNPPEHLSNSQEAEAFMNPAEEGQTFGILFLSRGSAHNMADKIASTPEWCLKSTLQSCKRQLDSYMRNNEEHMAAWSSQIVTLLQCVCSLVYSFPAKFPDFKSFESEVDKLLAECQGVMMECSQDLIQLNQQVDALVKQGDHNTAGKVLDEYFTNFSLRRVALSTKKLIERVASRCDQEPKHTLTESSDFLYCFMPEYDFFLKLQVPSIKLILDLHRRIVAALAAGPPAIDEVADEIWTSNLRDQSSLLNANYMIKLQEVAPYQVSKWQSK, encoded by the exons ATGTCCAAAAGGATTTACCCTGATGTACCATGGCAAGGATTACTGACTGATGAAAGACAACATG ATGACTCAGTGTTGTCTCAGAAACATCTTGATGAAGCTGCACTGGTCTGTAGTAGAATTAGCAAACATTCTG GTTATGCCAGGCTTGCAAAATACTATAATATTTTCTATCAAAGCTTCATGCCAAATTGTAAACTGAGTGTTGAAGTACTGAGAAGACACTACCATATCTCCAGTGAAGTGATTTCATTCATTTGTAGTGGCAGAACTATACGGATTTGTAATCAAAGAGTTTTGACATTTTTATTAACTGAATTTGAGAAAGACTACAACATTTCAAAGTTTTTATCCATTGTGGAACAGTTAATACAGTTACCTGACCTTCGTAGGATGATTGATCGACTGAGAGATG AATTTCTACCTGAAGATATTCAGGCTACAGTTGCTGTTGATGAAGATAATGAAG AAGAGTTTCAAGATGAGAAGATACAGTTTGAGGGCAGTGATCTTCCTTCATATTCTGCTGTTG atgaAGATGCTACAGTGATGGAGGTAACAGAAGTTCAGGCTGAGCTAGTGAAAGTTACAATTAGGAGGATTAGGATTCCAATAATTTCAGACGTTTTCACTTTGTCAGATTCAGACACGGCACCACAGCTACATAGAT CTGAAGACTTGTACACGCCACCTATGACATCTTCATCAGTCGCATTAAATGCTGCAACTTGTGATACAGTGCCAAACTTGAAGGATGACACCAATCACACAGTCAATACTCCCTCTTACCAATCTGTGCTGCTGTCACCTCAGCTCTCTGGAGCAGAAGAAGCTGATGTATTCAGtgaagaagtgaaatctaagcCTCACACACTCTCTCATGATCATAATACCTCTTTTGAGAGATCTTTCTCTTCTGAAGCTTCAACTCCTGCCAAGTCACCACCACAATTTTCATCATCTCCATTTTCACCCAGTAGAGATCACTCATCACTCACATCGTATGGTGAAAGTCTTTATCCTGCCAGTCCACTGAGTGACAAGCCACTATTGCAAGCTACTACTACAACAG CAGCAGCATCAGTTGGTAGCAAAGTGTCAGCCAAACCCAGTGCTTCTGCAGCTTCAGTTGTGGGTTCTGCAGTAGACCCAGTTACATTACTGGAAGAGAAAG GTTTTGAGCCACTCAAATCCAGATATAGTTTGCTCTATCAAAGCTTCCCTGAGAACTACATGCATACAGTTAGCAAGTTGGAGCAGCATTTAACGGACACAGACATCACCAGCATTCTCGGCTGTACAAATACCATACTAGCCAACAAGAAGATATTAGATTCTCTAATTGTACACATGAAGTGCAGGGAGGATCTTCTTGACCTCTGTGATCACTTGGAGAAAATCAGTGAATCACCCAACATGACTAATGTTGTTAATGAATTACgcaatg ATGTTATAAATAATATTCAAAAAGAACCTCAGCCTAAGAGCCACAGTAAGGCGGATGATGAACCTG ATCCTATTGTTTTTTCTAAATTGAGTGCTGTGGATCCTAACTCTAAAG TTATGCAAATCATGAAGAAATACTACAACACACTTTGTCATAGTCTTTCACCTGATCGTTTTAAAAACTTCAGTATACTATGTGGACCACAATCTCCTGGTAATTCTATTATTCGCAGTCAACTGGAACAGTGTCAATCTGCACTTGAAGCAAATCAAATACTGATGGATGTGCTAATAATGAGCCTTGACTGCGAGGAACGTCTACTAGACGTCTGTGATGTGTTAGATCGTATGATTGAAGATGGTGAATTAAAACACAATCTTGAAATGTTCAGGAATG AGATCCTTGCAGTTTTGAGCAACAAACCAGAGGGTTCCACAGACTGGAGGATTAAAACAACAACAGCTGTTACTTACCTAAAAGTGCTTTCACCAGGAGGGGTACAACATTTTGTTGTTCCAGGATCAGTGATTCCAGATTCTAGTCAGCAGTACACTACTGCTGGTAGTGGAAACACTGCTAAGACAATCATGTCTGCTTCTCATTCTCCCTTTCATCAGTATGGCTATAATGTTACTGACACTGAATCAG GTCAGAACATTCTACATCCTCCACCCATCCCTCAACATTATGTCAGTCGTCTAATATTGGAAAAGGAGTTATCTGATGCAGTGCTTGACAGTGGTCAGGCTGAGTCTGCCGTGGCAGTCGCTATTGTTGGTGATGGTGGGTTTGGCAAGTCCACCTTAGCAAAAGCGTTTTGTCATAATACAACCACCAAGCAATATTTCCCAGACGGATTTCTTGTCATCGAGTTGGGTCCAAATGTCCCTGATCCACGTTCAAACTTGAAACGTCTATACCGACATTTATCTTGTGGAGCAAGGATTGATGGTGATGTGAACTCCATTGCTCAATACATTCATACACTGATAATTGAGAATTACCCAAACATCTTGGTGATTATCGATGATGTTTGTAATGTGCATGATGTGCAGCCGTACATTATGGCATTCAGGAATTGCAAGATAATTGTCACTACAAAATTGGGAGATGTCTGCCAACAACTGTCTTCAAGTAAAGTTGTGAAAGTTGGACAAATGGGGACACTAGAAGCAACCAAAATGTTATTAACTGCAACAGAAGGACAGCTTTCTGAAGATGATCAAATGATTATTAGAGAATTAGCAGGTGACCTACATTTCTGGCCATTACTTCTTTACATTACAAGAGGACAATTACAAATGAACTTTAAGAAAGTTAGCAATCAAGCAGTTGGAAATCTGCAAAATGATCTTTATGGTAAAGGTTTAGAACACATCAGTCATGCTCTTGATGAAAACGATTCACACAGCAGAAAAACAGCCTTAACTGCTTGTGTTGAAGCAAGTTTAGACTTACTTACTCCAGAAGAAAATGATTCTTTGCTAAGTTTAGTTCACCATGTTGGCGGAGGTGGCATTATTCCAACACATCATGTCCCTACTATATGCAATATTGATGAGGTCAACTGTATTCAGCTGCTAGATAAACTAACCTCCATGGGTCTTATCACGTTGACTCACACAAGGGGCAGTGTCAAGGATGCCATCAAGATACACAACATTATTGCTCAGTATTTGCTTGACAGTCAGGTTTACAATCCACCAGAGCACTTGAGTAACTCACAAGAAGCAGAAGCATTTATGAATCCAGCCGAGGAGGGTCAAACATTTGGTATTTTGTTCTTATCACGTGGAAGTGCTCACAACATGGCTGATAAAATAGCAAGTACACCAGAGTGGTGTTTAAAAAGTACACTACAAAGCTGCAAACGTCAGCTGGACAGTTATATGAGAAATAACGAGGAACATATGGCTGCATGGTCATCACAGATAGTGACTCTTTTGCAGTGTGTTTGTTCACTTGTTTACAGCTTTCCTGCTAAATTTCCAGATTTTAAAAGCTTTGAGAGTGAAGTTGATAAACTATTAGCAGAATGTCAAGGTGTAATGATGGAGTGTTCACAGGACCTAATTCAGTTAAATCAACAAGTAGATGCTCTAGTAAAACAAGGGGATCACAATACTGCAGGGAAAGTACTTGATGAATATTTTACTAACTTTTCTCTTAGACGAGTTGCTCTGAGTACAAAAAAGTTAATTGAAAGAGTTGCCTCACGGTGTGATCAGGAGCCTAAGCATACTTTAACAGAATCTAGTGATTTTTTGTATTGTTTTATGCCAGAGTATGACTTCTTTCTCAAATTACAAGTGCCATCAATCAAATTGATACTTGACTTACATAGAAGAATTGTTGCTGCCCTTGCAGCAGGCCCACCTGCAATTGATGAGGTCGCTGATGAAATTTGGACATCAAATTTAAGAGATCAGTCTAGTCTCTTGAATGCCAATTACATGATTAAACTCCAAGAGGTTGCTCCATATCAAGTGTCGAAATGGCAGTCAAAATAA